TACGATCTGCCTATATTCTGTGCCAACTTTTTCACTGCTGCCGAGACAATTATAGTTGTTCTGTAAGAATAAttctttgttcttgttttttaacTTATTCCTTGTCGTGAGAAACAACGTGAGTTGATGAAAGTGACAGCAGTTGCTTGCTCTATGGTCAACTATATGTGCTCAGCAACTTTGCATGTGCTCTATGGTCAACTGTATGTCTCGAGCAaatgtgcatgtgcatgtgcatgtgaTATCCATGTGTAGCAAGCCACTTAGTAGTCATGCGTGTTTTTCTGCTGAAATTACCTGCTAGCACCTTTCTGATAAAAGAAAGTGTTGAACAGTTGAAATGGGTTGCGGTGTAGCTGTTCTGCCTGAGCTTTGAGCAGTCACACATTTGACGTCTAACTATCTAGTACCTACTGGCATGGCGTAGTATGCTGGACAGTGTTTGTCAAGCTAGATGTGCAATAGTGAACTTCCGGCTTGAGATATGGCTTGAGATATGTAATGCTCCTTGATGAGCTTAGCATCTTGTTGGAGTGTATAGTTTTGTTGTTAAGATGTGCAATAAGTATTTCAACAAtgttaaatttctcaaaacagGAGTGatgtatttcaattttcttttataatagttgaatatagaaagaaaataataaatgatatccTTCTTGGTTGGTGTAAAGAATTATCGTCAAGTCAGGGTCAGCAGGTGCTGAATGCTACCCATCGCCCTTAAATCCTATATTAACTTTGATTGCTGTACATAAGGCTTCCTGATCTGCCCTGATATATTGTTTGCAGGGACCTTGACCCTCTAGATGACGTCGTCAAGCACAAAGAATACAAAGATAAGTGCTACGAAGGCCTGATGTCTCAAGTATGCTGAGGTCAGTTGTTTGTTGTGTTATATAGTAACATTCAAagagtttttagtttttttcctgTCCTTTTTGGACGTTTCAGCTGAACACCACTTTATGCAGCTTTTACCATGGGGTGGAAATTTAACGGGCGAATCGTTGAGATTCTTCTCACCAATAGTCATATGGACCAGGCTTAAGTCTAGTCAACACATGCATGACGTTTGATACCCTGCATTCGTGGATTATCTCAAGGTACGTCGCTCAGTAAATTGTCTCTTCAAGGGATTGCATTGTTTCTTTTGGGCTAGAATATTTCTCTATTTAATTTCCTCTGACCTTTGATTTCTTCTCAGGCTTGGCTTGTTTTGATGGACCTAGGAATAAGGGAGACTGATGCATCTCAAATTATAGCCAACCGTGAAGCGCAGCATCGGTATCTGACTTTGAGAGCAGAAAAGGTTAATCACCTGGTCACTCATCTCCTCCCCTATATTCATCTACAGCCTGCTTGCGAAGTTTATTTATTACATGCACATGCAGGGACCAGTGCTACCACCGATGGTCTAAAGTATTAAGCGAAGTGTTGTTATAGGTGCATCTAAAATTATGCCGTTGCTCTTATGTTTCTTTGATTCCTTTTCAATCTATaacttatttgatttttgagtcgAGAATCCgggatatgaattttttaaaaggttATTAGGGGAGACACATGCAAAGATAGAAACGTCATTTACAGCTATTCGTACATCTACATCcccattgcatattagaattgCAGTTACTTATCTCTTGTCATGAAACATAGAATGAAGTCCGGAGCTTCCTATTCGACGGAGTTGATTTACTAGGCAGCAAAACATTTTTGGATTACTTTCCAGAATATCCATGTCAAGAAGGAAGAGTCAATTAGAAGAGAAGCATACTCGGGAAAGGAGAACTCATAGGAAACTGTAATGACTAACTTGCCCTGTTCATTGCACTTATGTTGCCACCTTTTCCAGGTCTGTTTCATTGTGCTACTGCACTTAACTAGTGCATCATAAGTgagtttttctctcttcagGCTAGCAACTTCTTTTCAGGCTTGGTTATTTATCCCTCACATTTACAAAATTGTTATTTTAGTCATTTGAAAATTTGCTTATTCTTGTAGCAACAGGATAAGACCTTGATCTGTAAATATGGTGCAAGAGTTTGAAAATGCAGCTACACGTATTGAAATGCGCCTATCTTTCCTGTAAGCAACTTTCTATTGCCTATTGATTTGAGTAGCAACTCGAGGCCTCATTTAATTCAGTGGTCGTTGAGTATATGTGAAGTTTTCTTATGTTGTCGTGGTTGAAATTGAAATCTgaacatttcattttctttcctctctcagGCTTCTGGGCTTCTGCTATTCCCGCTGCGCTGGATGGTTCCTTGGTGATTGCCTGTGACAAACAGTGTGGAGGCAAGCCTATTTTTAGGACGTTCATCCATCAAGGAGTGTCATTCAACTATATCCTTGATTCGTCGCTATGAATGTGAACAACTAGTAATAAAAACAActaacacaaatgcaaaaaattaaagcttaaattagcaacaaaaaaaaaaaaaaaaaaaaaaactaattgaattaacacaattttAGTACAgataagacttttttgataattttcccattctCATACTTACCCCTTATTCCTCCTTGTTCTCTGTTAACTTACCCAGAAGTAGTAACACTCTGCATGAATATCTAAATCTTATGCTTCatttataacaaaaaacaaaaataatatgaagAACCTGTATCATCTGCACCCTATACACTTTTCGTGTGCAGGGAACGACTCCATTGTGCCATACGTGATTTATATCATTTCGAACAATATAGAGTGCATTCAAATTTCTTCTATCATTGAATTCCTTTCATTGATTCTTTGCTTGACATCGTTAAATGTACATGCTGTGTTTTATGTGAAATGCAACAGGGAGGGTTAAGGATATGCCTAAATTTAGATATAAACGAGTTTTGCTAGTTGCTTAAGCTTTGAACAAAACAATCTTAGAGGAGTTGTTCAATGACTGGAGCTGTTCAATAAAAGTGAATGACGATGGTGCACAGTAGTgattgatggaggagaagcaGGGATGACATCTATTGGTGGTTGATATTGATAGGCGAATGCAACGCCTGATAATAGAGATCCCGTGATAGACAATTGGTGATTGATGGTGAAATAACGTGCTGATATTTTGGTGAAGGGAAGTTTGATTGTTGGTGTTCTGATCTAGCTATGGTTTTTTGTATTCTCAGTCTATTAAGAGGAAGACAGTGAGCATAGATAATAGATATCAgaaggagaataaaaaaaataggaatagtGGATTCCAGATGTTTATGATTGTTTCAATAGTGGAATTCAGTTCAATTTTCGAACTTGAACTGCTTTTAGAGAGTTCAATTTTGCTGATAATTTGAAAGCTTTAGTTTGTGGGCTTGATAAGAAACAAACCTCTAGGAATGGTGAGCTTGGTTCTCGGTTTAAGAATAAAATGAactgttccaaaaaaaaaaaataataagagaggaaataagaaataagaaataatgaagaaaatgggctttgaaggtttagaactaaaagGGGCTTTGTAGGAAAGCCCGATCGTATTTTTTGCCCAGATTTGTGAAAACATGTTGGACCATATTGGACCATATTCGGAATGGGCTCAACAGCCCAGCCCAATCTCCCAATTTTTAgtaatacaaaaaatttaaaaatttggaaaattaaaacatagaaaatgtttagaaaataGGTCTCGATTGGATAATTAGATCTTAGTATTATATTTAACTTACTGTCTCTTAATTGACATTTATGTAGTTTGGAGATGTCAGCGAGCACTTGATTGTAGTTTAGTTTTGATAGATTACTTTTTTAGACAATAATTggattcaatttgattatagCTCATGGGGTTGCTATCTTAGGGCTTGATAATAGagccatgtcatattatttaTCCAACTCGTATCGTGTTACATTACCGTACTATACTTTTTTACTCATTCTTCATTACTTTCTTGGATCAACTAATTGTGATTCTTTTATATTGCTTTCCTAAGTTTTGATTTGCTTGCTTTTGTTGAATAGTTAGGTTGCGTTTTGGGgtcttaatttgaaaaaaaaaaaaaaaaatccttgggTTTTCTTGTGAACAACTTCTTCATCATTTTGAATCCTGAAACCATCATTAGGCATTGAGATGTGGACATCAAGCGTAAGGCATTTGTGAGGTACTCACCATCGTATAAGGCTATGAAAGGCTAtcaataattcataatttttcatatttcctcctttttttcttttcacctagGCTTGGCCCTACTTCctctattttccttcttcccccGGCCTAGTCTCCTTcctttcccctttcttcctctctcccctcaCGCTTGCTAAAGGAAGGATGCAAAGGACAGGTAGAGCAATAGAGATTGTCGAGTAGGATGTTCGGCCAGGGGCGGGTTGGCACGACGAGCAGGCAATGGCGGGGTCATGCATGCATGCTAGGCAAGCTTAAAAGCGGTGATTTTTGGGAGGTTTAGGGACTGGGGAGAGaattcaagagagagagagagagagagagagagagagagagagagagagagagagagagagagagagggagcgagAACTAGGAAATGAGGTTGTGATTGAAGGGATTTCTTTAGTAGCCAACGTGCCTAGACCTCGATCGCCAACCCTCGCCAAATATACATGCATTGGAGAATTTTGTTTAACGCTTGTCCCACTAAAGTCAATTGCATCGAAGAATTCCCCAACTGCTTCTTCCTCATATAATGTTGGTCTTTAAATATACGTGCACCATCACACCATCCAAAGACAAAAACCCTCCGATATGAGAAAAATCACCTTCCGCCCAATTCGATCAAGAAGATGATCTCCGTGATTTCAATGGCAGGGATCAGGTCCATGCTCGTGCTTTCCCTCTCAATCCTCCTGTTGCTGTCTTCATCTCTTGAGAGCTCAGCTAGCACTCTTGGAACTATTGAACCTGTAGATGAGACCTTTAGCCAGGAAATGAGAAAGCTAGACATTTACGTGAAGAAGGGCGGCGGTGGGGGTGGTGATGGCAATGGCAATGGCAGTGGTGGTGGCGCTAGTTATGCAGGTGGCGGTATCATCTATATAGTTCCTATGGGTGCCGGTGGATATAAGCCTAGTAATGGGAGTCAAAGGTCCTCAACCATCAAACCCGCCCATCATCACTTGCCTCGGTCATTTTTGTTACTCTAATCCTCGGTCTACCATTTGCTTCAACCCTAGTTTGATTGCCATGAACCATAATCCTCAATTCATCATCTCCTCAGTTGTGTTTCATGCAAACTAGGGTTGAAGCAAACGGTAGACCGAGGAttcaaaaggaacaaaaacgatCAAGAAAAGCGATGATAAGTGAGGTTCGATAGTTGAGGTACTTTGAATCCCATTGTTAGGCTTATGCCCACTAGTGCCTTCAGGTATTAGATAGATGATATGCCACAGTGTAACTAGTGCCGCCACCACGGCCATCGCCACCCCCACCGCCAACCCCATCGCCACCTTTCTTCATGTGGACATCGAGCTTTCTCGTTTCCTGACTAAAGATCTCATCAAGGGGCTCAGCACTTTCACAAGCGCTAGCCAAGCTCTTTGGACATCGAGACAACAACACAAGAATTGCGAGGGAAAAGGCAAGGGCGGACTTGATCCCAGCCATCGACATTGTGGAGATCACCTTCTTGATCGAATCAGGGGAAAGGCGATTTTTTGTTGAATTGAAATCAATTGCATCGAAGAATTCCCCAACCGCTTCTTCATCTAACACTGGTCTTTAAATATACGTGCAACATCACCATCCAAAGGCAAAAACTCTCCAAATTTTCTCCTACGAAATAAATCACCTTCCACTCGATTCAATCAAGAAGGCGATCTTCGCGATCTCGACGGTGGGGATCAAGTTTGTGTTCTCCCTTTCCCTTATGATCCTCGTGTTGCTATCACCATCTCCTAAGAGCTCGGCCAACACTTGTGAAAGTGCTAAGCCCATGGATGAGATCTTTACCAAGGAAACGAGAAAGCTCGACGTCCACGTGAAGAAGGATGGCAAATGAAATTTGTATATATTTCGATGTATACACTAATGAAGAATACATTATATTTATAGACTttattagataaatattttacGATAATATGTCAATTAagattatgcataatcaaatgGCAATATATGTGCAATATATATACAATCTTAAAAGACACGAATAATTTATatgaaatatcataattatctttAGTACATGAAAATATCTTATAGAAATTGTTGAACATCTGTAACaagttaataataataataatggaaaaaagaaatatgaaatttgtatatattttgATGTATATACACCTTCTTATTTATAAGTTTtgtttgataaccattttaAGATAATATCTCGATCAAGATTATGCACAATCAAACGACAATTTACATACAGTATACATGTAATATGTGTACAATCTCGAGATATTTAGAtaagcaaaaagaaatatcataattatctttAACATAGGAAATAATGTATTATGTCCCTCGCCAAGGCCGGCTTGGACCACCTCAGGCCAATCTCATGACAGTTACCAAACTAGCCGTAGGCTcaaaaaataaccaaaataCTCTCGAGACTTAGAAATTGACTATTTGCTCCCTTTAACCTAAAGTAATTATTGAAATGCCCTTAACTAAATTTTATGGGTGATGATATCACACGTGTAGAAATTTCGAAAGTTTTAGATGAATAATTGAGATTTAAATCTTTTGGGATATGGTTCCATAAGGACTAATAGTCTCAGTGGCATGCTTGCTTTTGTACATAACTAGATCTGTCAAGTAGGTCGAGTCAGGTTGGGTTTGGGTTGGTTACAAATGGTCCAACCCAAATCGATCTATTTAACACGTTTATGATTCATTTAtcctaatgtaaattttttgaccTAACCCATCCCtacccaacccaacccatttaactaaatctaagaaatcttattttttatgatatttttttcttttttaaaaaggtattgctaaaacactttcatgcaatacaaatttagtggacaatttttttttattaaaaaaaaagaaggtttgttaaatattttccaagaataatattttaggaaaattacaatatttttggtttttgcctgaaatttgaaaataaattagaatttttttgtcatttaataagaaaattatgataaattttcctTGActcctttttaatatttttatttaaaaatataaatataaattatttttattttttaaaaatctaatttttagttttttttaaattgaatttttactttttatttctttttttcttttcttcattttggccgACCACTCACAAACAACCAACAACTAGCCATaagcgagctcaaggctcaagTCTTGCTCAAGCCTCgctcaagcctcaccagttgtcggtgaggcctccgcctcaccaaattggcaagcttgagctcactcAATGCTAGTGAGCTCAAGTCTTTGCTAAATCAGCGAGACTCAAGCCTCACCAATCATAGGTGACCTCAAGCTCATCCGAGGCCGGgcaagcttgagcctcacctagcAAGTCACGGATTG
This Eucalyptus grandis isolate ANBG69807.140 chromosome 7, ASM1654582v1, whole genome shotgun sequence DNA region includes the following protein-coding sequences:
- the LOC120295761 gene encoding uncharacterized protein LOC120295761; the protein is MISVISMAGIRSMLVLSLSILLLLSSSLESSASTLGTIEPVDETFSQEMRKLDIYVKKGGGGGGDGNGNGSGGGASYAGGGIIYIVPMGAGGYKPSNGSQRSSTIKPAHHHLPRSFLLL